In Candidatus Nitrosotalea sinensis, one DNA window encodes the following:
- a CDS encoding 30S ribosomal protein S26e, with product MPLKRASRGRKKGGKGSSDRIQCTNCGATVPRDKAKKVTSRLNLVEHTLAKELRAQGAYIAAPTVLKWYCISCAIHFGILKIRSADSRRQTGRLR from the coding sequence ATGCCACTAAAGCGTGCAAGTAGAGGACGTAAGAAGGGAGGAAAGGGTTCTTCAGATCGTATCCAGTGTACAAACTGTGGTGCAACAGTCCCAAGAGACAAGGCAAAGAAGGTAACATCAAGATTAAACCTTGTAGAACATACACTTGCAAAAGAACTTAGAGCACAAGGGGCATACATTGCAGCACCTACAGTACTCAAGTGGTATTGTATTTCATGTGCAATTCACTTTGGAATTCTAAAGATTAGATCTGCAGATTCAAGACGACAAACAGGCAGACTCAGATAG
- a CDS encoding CDP-alcohol phosphatidyltransferase family protein, translated as MLNNFREGLKPALQNIGKVFAATGLSANFWTGIGLGFAFASAIVYALHLEYSFILGGVLLLVSGFFDIVDGQVARITGKTSKKGAFLDSVFDKIAEVAIFLGILIGGYSQGYLVLLAIGLSLLVSYTRARAESLGVQLQGIGIGERAERLLVIAIIGMIGFLNYAVIIVAIIAGITFVQRVIATSKGIKE; from the coding sequence ATGCTCAACAACTTTAGAGAAGGTCTAAAACCTGCCTTGCAAAATATTGGTAAAGTATTTGCTGCCACTGGACTTTCTGCAAACTTTTGGACTGGGATAGGACTAGGATTTGCATTTGCATCTGCTATTGTCTATGCACTCCACTTGGAATATTCATTTATCCTTGGAGGTGTCTTGTTGTTAGTATCTGGTTTCTTTGATATTGTTGATGGCCAAGTTGCAAGAATAACTGGCAAAACGTCAAAAAAAGGTGCATTTCTTGATTCCGTGTTTGATAAAATTGCAGAGGTTGCAATATTTCTTGGAATACTGATTGGCGGATACTCTCAAGGATATCTTGTACTTTTGGCAATTGGGTTGTCGTTGCTTGTGAGTTATACTCGTGCAAGGGCTGAATCTCTTGGTGTCCAGCTGCAGGGAATTGGAATTGGAGAAAGAGCAGAGAGATTGTTGGTTATTGCAATAATTGGAATGATTGGTTTTCTAAATTATGCAGTGATTATTGTGGCAATCATTGCTGGAATAACTTTTGTACAAAGAGTAATTGCTACTTCAAAGGGAATAAAGGAATAA